The region GTGAAACCCGACGCGATCCAGTAAGCAGCGCGGGGCACCGCCCGCGCTTGTCGCGATCGTCGCGCGAGCGGATCAGCGCTCGTGTTCGTCGAGCAGCTTCAGCAGCCCGCGCAGCGCATGTGCGGCCGCCTGCGTGCGGATCTGCTCGCGGTCGCCCTTGAACACGAGCGTCTCGACGTCGGTGTGCAGCCGGTTGCTCCATGCGAACGATACGGTGCCGACCGGCTTCTTCTCGCTGCCGCCGCCCGGGCCGGCGATCCCGGTAACGGACAGCGCGACCTGCGCGCGGCTGTTGCGCAGCGCGCCTTCGGCCATCGCGCGCGCGACCGGCTCGCTGACCGCGCCGTGCTTGTCGATCAGGTCGGGCGGCACGCCGATCATCTCGCTCTTCGCCTGATTCGAATAAGTGACGAAGCCGCGCTCGAACCACTGGCTGCTGCCGGAAATGTCGGTGATCGCGGCGGCGATCATGCCGCCAGTGCAGGATTCGGCAGTGGCGAGCGACAGGTGCTCGTCACGCAGCTTGTTGCCTGCGCGGATCGCAAGCTGATGAACGACGGAATCGGTTGGCATGCGCGTCGGGAAACGGGAGTCGGGAAATCGGTCAGCCGGCGGCGGAGCGCCACAGCGCGATCACGAGCAGCGTCATGAATGCGGCGATCAGGTCGTCGACCATGATGCCAAGCCCGCCTTTCACGCGACGGTCGAAATAGCGGATCGGCGGCGGCTTGAGCATGTCGAAGAAGCGGAACACGACGAACGCCCACAACTGGCCGATGAAGGTCGCGGGCGTGACGAACAGCATCACGAGCCAGATCGCGACGATTTCGTCCCAGACGACGGCGCCAGGATCGGCCGTGCCCATCCTGCGTGCGGTGAAACCGGTGATCCACGTACCGGCGACGAACCCGACCGCGATCAGCGCCCACCATTCGGGCACCGTCAGATAGCGGTTGAGGACGACGAACGCGAGCCAGCCGAACAGCGTGCCGAACGTGCCGGGCATGAACGGCGCGAGCCCGC is a window of Burkholderia latens DNA encoding:
- a CDS encoding phosphatidylglycerophosphatase A; translated protein: MQTDPTPAQRAAAPGAAGAAPQRATARLMLSHPAHLVSLGFGSGLAPFMPGTFGTLFGWLAFVVLNRYLTVPEWWALIAVGFVAGTWITGFTARRMGTADPGAVVWDEIVAIWLVMLFVTPATFIGQLWAFVVFRFFDMLKPPPIRYFDRRVKGGLGIMVDDLIAAFMTLLVIALWRSAAG
- a CDS encoding CinA family protein, producing the protein MPTDSVVHQLAIRAGNKLRDEHLSLATAESCTGGMIAAAITDISGSSQWFERGFVTYSNQAKSEMIGVPPDLIDKHGAVSEPVARAMAEGALRNSRAQVALSVTGIAGPGGGSEKKPVGTVSFAWSNRLHTDVETLVFKGDREQIRTQAAAHALRGLLKLLDEHER